The following coding sequences are from one Deltaproteobacteria bacterium window:
- a CDS encoding putative toxin-antitoxin system toxin component, PIN family — MLSAPRSGRLRIRCYRTSVPSAAPPRVVIDTNVLFAGLTKQGGAAGLIIDAWRAGLLRMYVSNALAYEYADVLSRKLSAARWQRIKSVLGALLMQAEFAPIYSSWRPSSPDPGDDHVIDCATNAGATVISSNVRDFQLAKRTLGLQVMTPVEFIPQLTA, encoded by the coding sequence ATGCTGAGCGCCCCGCGCTCTGGACGACTCAGAATACGGTGCTATCGTACCTCGGTGCCGAGCGCAGCGCCTCCTCGTGTGGTGATTGACACGAACGTGCTCTTTGCAGGGCTTACCAAACAAGGAGGGGCAGCCGGGCTGATTATCGATGCCTGGCGTGCTGGCTTACTACGGATGTATGTGTCGAACGCGCTTGCCTATGAATATGCGGACGTCCTGTCCCGGAAGCTCTCAGCAGCCCGCTGGCAACGGATCAAATCCGTGCTGGGAGCGCTGCTGATGCAGGCGGAGTTCGCGCCTATCTACTCCTCCTGGCGACCGAGTTCCCCTGACCCAGGCGATGACCACGTCATTGACTGCGCGACGAATGCGGGAGCTACGGTTATCTCAAGCAATGTACGGGATTTTCAACTGGCAAAGCGTACGTTGGGGTTACAGGTGATGACCCCTGTGGAGTTTATCCCT